One part of the Anaerolineales bacterium genome encodes these proteins:
- a CDS encoding polysaccharide deacetylase family protein: protein MRRLAGKLLRGVGRALPLGAYQALFPRDVVGVFYHSVSDEVLPHVQHLYAPEPVARFEAALEYIKRHYILVSDAQIEAHRLHGEPLPRRAMHLSFDDGFSECYSVVRPLLLKHRIPCTFYVTTSWLDNASMFYRNKTSLCIEQMRTLERDAAKMVLTSLNNALGLSLSDAASFERWIKTQQAAEEGVIDMTAKMLGVDVKAYLQERTPYLTRQQVRALHADGFTIGAHTVRHAKLATLSDAEIESEIVTSAREVQAITGQERVTLSFPYSGNGLSRKLLADIRQRHPWLGLFYDTQDLQSDVPFIVQRIWAEKAAFRHAGQTTNMPALLRDAYEQELYDMARRGPGTRDVG, encoded by the coding sequence ATGAGGCGCCTGGCAGGCAAATTACTGCGTGGGGTGGGGCGGGCGCTGCCACTGGGCGCGTATCAGGCTTTGTTCCCACGGGATGTGGTCGGCGTCTTTTATCATTCCGTATCGGATGAAGTGCTGCCGCATGTGCAGCACCTCTACGCCCCGGAGCCGGTGGCCCGTTTTGAGGCTGCGCTGGAGTACATCAAGCGACACTACATTCTCGTCAGCGACGCCCAGATCGAAGCCCATCGTCTGCATGGTGAACCCCTGCCGCGCCGTGCCATGCACCTCTCGTTCGATGATGGCTTCAGTGAATGCTACAGCGTGGTGCGTCCCTTGCTGCTCAAGCATCGCATTCCATGCACTTTTTACGTCACCACTAGCTGGCTGGACAATGCCAGCATGTTCTATCGCAACAAGACCTCACTATGCATCGAACAGATGCGCACCTTGGAGCGCGATGCGGCCAAGATGGTGCTCACCAGCCTCAACAATGCCTTGGGGCTCAGCCTCTCTGATGCCGCCAGCTTTGAGCGCTGGATCAAGACCCAGCAAGCCGCCGAAGAAGGCGTGATCGATATGACCGCCAAGATGCTGGGCGTGGACGTCAAAGCGTATTTGCAGGAACGGACCCCGTACCTGACGCGCCAGCAGGTGCGCGCCCTGCACGCCGATGGTTTCACCATCGGCGCCCACACCGTGCGCCACGCCAAGCTGGCCACTCTGAGCGACGCTGAGATCGAGAGCGAGATCGTCACATCTGCCCGCGAAGTCCAAGCCATCACCGGCCAGGAGCGCGTGACCCTCTCGTTCCCGTACTCAGGCAACGGCCTCTCGCGCAAGCTGCTGGCGGATATCCGCCAGCGCCATCCCTGGCTGGGCCTGTTCTACGATACGCAGGACCTGCAGAGCGATGTGCCCTTTATCGTCCAGCGCATCTGGGCCGAGAAGGCTGCCTTCCGCCACGCAGGCCAGACCACCAATATGCCTGCGCTCTTGCGGGATGCCTACGAGCAGGAGCTGTACGACATGGCCCGCCGCGGCCCCGGCACGCGTGATGTAGGCTAA
- the mraZ gene encoding division/cell wall cluster transcriptional repressor MraZ: MFLGEYSHSIDDKGRLTVPARFRQLLAQGGVITRGLDGNLVVMLPESFKAMVTQLEALSFTDPKVRDLRRVITGQAERVEPDSSGRILIPQFLRDEFKLGSEVKLVGISDQFEIWPQEAWTKVRGRIDQAMKDDPGSFSGVDLTSKN; the protein is encoded by the coding sequence ATGTTTCTAGGCGAATACTCTCACTCCATCGATGACAAGGGCCGCCTCACGGTGCCGGCCCGCTTCCGCCAGCTGCTTGCGCAGGGCGGGGTCATCACGCGCGGGCTGGATGGCAACCTGGTGGTCATGCTGCCTGAGTCCTTCAAAGCGATGGTGACCCAACTCGAAGCGCTCAGCTTCACTGACCCTAAGGTGCGTGACCTGCGTCGTGTCATCACCGGCCAGGCCGAGCGCGTCGAGCCCGACAGCAGCGGTCGCATCCTCATCCCGCAGTTCCTGCGGGATGAGTTCAAGCTCGGCTCCGAGGTCAAGCTGGTCGGTATCAGCGACCAGTTCGAGATCTGGCCGCAGGAGGCCTGGACCAAAGTCCGTGGCCGTATTGACCAGGCCATGAAGGATGACCCGGGCAGCTTCTCGGGTGTGGACCTGACTTCAAAAAACTAG
- a CDS encoding GNAT family N-acetyltransferase, with translation MDSIRIERIPLKDLPKKAARYAERAPRGAFIPITPHRAIAMSYNPHAEPEDVALLLALQGERPVGYFGLMAVQLAHAGQLHRMHWLTTWAVSKDMLGKGLGSQLMQAALDLDVDLAIVGSAPARRVSAKFGFQEVAPMEYVRINFDVLGRYNPINLLLRGLRKLAALLGKPVRIEPLMAFFHSVFEFLIGWLLRPVFYLIAALGLWQLPLRKKFEPPMEFVVAPAAGTGFYRDAAVLNWMLEHRWVTPWQSETAWKDYEFTDWRSGFEIFGVGTAQEYALLQFSKIRGRGVLKVLDSTLPPGRLLSTALWAAVRRGARIIEGPAELAKPLNPLARLLMLLRLQRTLQLHPRASNSPLAKAIASGEFTQHYTDGDMVFT, from the coding sequence ATGGACTCCATTCGCATTGAACGCATCCCGCTCAAGGACTTGCCAAAAAAGGCAGCACGCTATGCCGAGCGCGCCCCGCGTGGCGCATTCATCCCCATTACGCCGCACCGCGCCATCGCCATGAGCTACAACCCCCACGCCGAGCCTGAAGACGTAGCCCTGCTGCTCGCCCTGCAGGGCGAGCGCCCGGTGGGCTACTTCGGGCTGATGGCCGTGCAGTTGGCCCATGCTGGTCAACTGCACCGGATGCATTGGCTCACTACCTGGGCGGTCAGCAAAGATATGCTGGGCAAGGGGCTCGGCTCGCAGTTGATGCAGGCAGCCCTGGATCTGGATGTCGATCTGGCCATCGTGGGCAGCGCCCCGGCCCGCCGGGTCAGCGCCAAGTTCGGTTTTCAGGAAGTGGCCCCGATGGAGTATGTGCGCATCAACTTTGATGTGCTGGGCCGCTATAACCCCATCAATCTGCTGTTGCGCGGCCTGCGCAAGCTGGCCGCCTTGCTCGGCAAGCCCGTCCGTATCGAGCCGCTAATGGCTTTTTTTCATAGTGTCTTCGAGTTTCTGATTGGCTGGCTGCTGCGGCCTGTTTTTTATCTGATCGCCGCGCTGGGCCTGTGGCAGCTGCCTCTGCGTAAAAAGTTCGAGCCGCCGATGGAGTTTGTCGTCGCGCCCGCGGCCGGCACGGGCTTCTACCGAGATGCCGCCGTGCTCAACTGGATGCTGGAGCATCGTTGGGTCACGCCCTGGCAATCCGAGACGGCCTGGAAGGATTACGAATTTACCGATTGGCGTTCTGGCTTTGAGATCTTTGGCGTTGGCACCGCGCAGGAGTATGCGCTGCTGCAGTTTTCAAAGATCCGCGGGCGCGGCGTGCTCAAGGTGCTGGACAGCACCTTGCCGCCCGGCCGCCTGCTCTCGACCGCCCTGTGGGCGGCCGTTCGCCGCGGGGCGCGCATCATCGAAGGTCCGGCCGAGCTGGCCAAGCCGCTCAATCCGTTGGCGCGGCTGTTGATGTTGCTGCGCCTGCAGCGCACGCTGCAGCTGCACCCGCGTGCCAGCAACAGCCCGCTGGCAAAGGCGATCGCCAGCGGCGAGTTCACGCAGCACTACACCGACGGCGATATGGTGTTCACATGA
- a CDS encoding NADP-dependent malic enzyme, translating to MVVADLRQDALDYHHLNNKPGKISVQPTKPLDTQRDLALAYSPGVAEPVLEIEKDPSLAYTYTSKGNLVAVISNGTAILGLGDRGPLASKPVMEGKGVLFKKFADIDVFDIEVNATDVDELVRIIAGIAPTFGGINLEDIKAPECFEVERRLIEMLDIPVFHDDQHGTAIIASAGLLNGLELQGKKIEKVKIVVSGAGASALTCARMAIKLGAKPENVLLVDSKGVVYKGRTEGMNSYKEELAVDTKARTLADAMNGADVFYGLSVGGLLTPEMVKTMAKKPLIFAMANPDPEIGYELAKQTRPDAIVATGRSDYPNQINNVLGFPSIFRGALDVRARTINDEMKIAAARSLATLAREDVPDSVLRAYGIDSLKFGPDYIIPKPFDPRVLLWEAPAVAEAAMQSGVAQQPVDLEAYREELALRQGRGQQVRQYFINKAKQLKQRTRVVFPEGEDSKIIRAAAQVEDEGIAHPILIARPEVIEQQLADLGLDYKPEIVDLRQFDKMEAYYEAYYQLRQRSGVTQVSAEKMLRDRNAFAAMMVKMGDADAMISGRTFEYPEVIRPALQIHHTAPGVNKACGVYILIIERRVYLFTDATVNIDPSAEDLADIAILAADFARQIGLEPRVAMLSFSNFGATPHPQSFKVRKAVELVQTRAPELVIDGEMQADTAVVPEIIEKRYPFSKVKNANVLVFPSLESANVSYKLLNRLGGAHTIGPILLGLGAPIQVLQTGDQVQDIVNMTAVAVLDAEQRKQG from the coding sequence AAACCTGGCAAGATCTCCGTCCAGCCCACCAAGCCGCTGGACACTCAGCGTGACCTCGCGCTGGCCTATTCGCCCGGCGTAGCCGAGCCGGTGCTGGAGATCGAAAAAGACCCCAGCCTGGCCTACACCTACACCTCCAAGGGTAACCTGGTAGCCGTGATCTCGAACGGCACCGCCATCCTGGGCCTGGGTGATCGTGGGCCGCTGGCCTCCAAGCCTGTGATGGAGGGCAAGGGCGTGCTGTTCAAGAAGTTCGCCGACATTGATGTGTTCGACATCGAGGTCAACGCAACCGATGTAGACGAGTTGGTGCGCATCATCGCCGGCATTGCGCCCACGTTTGGCGGCATCAACCTGGAGGACATCAAAGCCCCTGAATGTTTTGAGGTGGAGCGCCGCCTGATCGAAATGCTGGATATCCCCGTCTTTCATGATGACCAGCATGGCACCGCCATCATCGCCAGCGCCGGCTTGTTGAACGGCCTGGAATTGCAGGGCAAGAAAATTGAGAAGGTCAAGATCGTGGTCTCCGGCGCCGGCGCCTCGGCGCTGACCTGCGCCCGCATGGCGATCAAGCTGGGCGCCAAGCCGGAGAATGTGCTGCTGGTGGACAGCAAGGGCGTGGTCTACAAAGGCCGCACCGAAGGCATGAACTCATATAAGGAAGAGCTGGCCGTGGACACGAAGGCGCGCACGCTGGCGGATGCCATGAACGGCGCGGATGTGTTCTACGGCCTCTCGGTGGGCGGCCTGCTGACCCCCGAAATGGTCAAGACCATGGCCAAGAAGCCGCTGATCTTCGCCATGGCCAACCCTGACCCAGAGATCGGTTACGAGTTGGCCAAGCAAACCCGGCCGGACGCGATCGTGGCCACCGGCCGCTCAGACTATCCCAACCAGATCAACAACGTACTGGGCTTCCCCTCCATCTTCCGTGGCGCGCTGGATGTGCGCGCCCGCACCATCAACGACGAAATGAAGATCGCCGCCGCCCGCTCGCTGGCGACGCTGGCGCGTGAGGACGTGCCCGACAGTGTGCTGCGTGCCTATGGCATCGACAGCCTCAAGTTTGGGCCGGATTACATCATCCCCAAGCCGTTCGATCCGCGCGTGCTGCTGTGGGAGGCGCCTGCCGTGGCCGAAGCGGCCATGCAGTCCGGCGTGGCCCAGCAGCCGGTGGACCTGGAGGCTTATCGTGAAGAGCTGGCGTTGCGCCAGGGCCGCGGCCAGCAGGTGCGCCAGTACTTCATCAACAAGGCCAAGCAGCTCAAGCAGCGCACCCGCGTGGTCTTCCCGGAAGGGGAGGACAGCAAGATCATCCGCGCCGCGGCTCAGGTGGAGGACGAGGGCATTGCCCATCCCATCCTGATCGCCCGGCCCGAAGTGATCGAGCAGCAGCTGGCCGACCTGGGGCTGGATTACAAGCCTGAGATTGTGGATCTGCGCCAGTTTGACAAGATGGAAGCCTATTACGAAGCCTACTACCAACTGCGCCAACGCAGCGGTGTAACCCAGGTCAGCGCGGAGAAGATGCTGCGTGACCGCAACGCCTTTGCCGCTATGATGGTCAAGATGGGCGATGCCGACGCGATGATCTCTGGCCGCACCTTTGAATATCCCGAAGTGATCCGCCCGGCCCTGCAAATTCACCACACCGCCCCCGGGGTCAACAAAGCCTGTGGCGTCTACATCCTCATCATTGAGCGCCGCGTGTACTTGTTCACGGATGCCACCGTGAACATCGACCCCAGCGCCGAGGATCTGGCCGACATTGCCATCCTGGCGGCGGATTTTGCCCGCCAGATCGGCCTGGAGCCGCGTGTGGCCATGCTCTCGTTCTCCAACTTTGGCGCCACACCGCACCCGCAATCCTTCAAGGTGCGCAAGGCCGTCGAGCTGGTGCAGACGCGGGCGCCGGAGCTGGTGATCGATGGCGAGATGCAGGCGGACACCGCCGTAGTGCCCGAGATCATTGAGAAGCGCTACCCCTTCAGCAAGGTCAAGAATGCCAACGTGCTGGTCTTCCCTTCGTTGGAGTCAGCCAATGTGAGCTACAAGCTGCTCAACCGCCTGGGCGGCGCGCACACCATTGGCCCCATTCTGCTCGGCCTCGGCGCGCCCATCCAGGTGCTGCAAACCGGCGACCAGGTGCAGGACATTGTGAACATGACCGCTGTGGCTGTGCTGGACGCGGAGCAGAGAAAACAGGGGTAA
- a CDS encoding fructosamine kinase family protein: MFAREAEGLAALAATQTLRVPEVHLVGEDLLLLEDLQPATRAADYWQQLGRGLAQLHQHTSPQFGFAHDNYIGSTPQPNGWMADGFAFFAVRRLGYQARLAHSHGLLDADEVAAIQRLAARLPQLVPAQPASLLHGDLWAGNAITDGAGAPALIDPAAHYGWAEAELGMTALFGGFPLEFYAAYEAERPLEPGWRQRLSLYNLYHLLNHLNLFGRSYHAQVIEVVKSYWQ; this comes from the coding sequence ATGTTCGCCCGTGAGGCTGAGGGGCTGGCGGCCTTGGCTGCCACACAAACCCTGCGAGTTCCTGAGGTCCACCTGGTCGGCGAAGATTTGCTTCTGCTCGAAGACCTGCAACCGGCTACCCGCGCCGCAGATTATTGGCAGCAGCTTGGCCGCGGCTTGGCGCAGCTACACCAGCACACCAGCCCGCAATTCGGCTTTGCCCACGACAACTACATTGGCAGTACGCCGCAGCCCAACGGCTGGATGGCGGATGGCTTTGCCTTTTTCGCCGTGCGCAGGCTGGGCTACCAAGCCCGCCTTGCGCATAGCCACGGCCTGCTGGATGCGGACGAGGTAGCCGCCATCCAACGTCTGGCGGCCAGGCTGCCGCAGCTGGTTCCCGCGCAGCCGGCCAGCTTGCTGCATGGCGACCTGTGGGCGGGCAACGCCATCACGGATGGCGCCGGCGCGCCCGCACTCATCGACCCGGCCGCTCACTACGGCTGGGCCGAGGCCGAGTTGGGCATGACCGCGCTGTTCGGCGGCTTCCCGCTCGAATTCTATGCGGCCTATGAAGCCGAACGCCCGCTGGAGCCGGGCTGGCGCCAGCGGCTAAGCCTGTATAACCTGTACCATCTGCTTAACCACCTCAATCTGTTTGGCCGCAGCTATCACGCACAGGTGATTGAGGTGGTGAAGAGTTACTGGCAATAA
- the rsmH gene encoding 16S rRNA (cytosine(1402)-N(4))-methyltransferase RsmH, protein MNADGRGQPAHLSVLYKETLEALAPRSGGLYVDGTLGAGGHAGGLLEGSHPGGQLLGLDVDPTALALATQRLAPFGERAHIRQGSYADLAQHLAALGWPVVDGILLDLGASSMQFDQAERGFSFQKEGPLDMRFNPAAGRSAADLVNTLPEGELADLLYEYGEERQSRRVARAIVAARPLHTSTELAAVVAKALGGKRTGLHPATRSFQALRIAVNAELDSLAAVLPQAVAALKQGGRLAVISFHSLEDRQVKQYFRQESRDCICPPGQPVCTCGHIASLRELTRKPVLPGEEEIQANPRARSARLRVAEKL, encoded by the coding sequence ATGAATGCAGATGGCCGCGGCCAGCCCGCGCATCTTTCCGTACTTTACAAAGAAACACTCGAAGCATTAGCTCCCCGCAGCGGCGGTCTATACGTAGATGGCACGCTGGGGGCGGGTGGGCACGCTGGGGGGCTGCTGGAGGGCAGCCACCCAGGCGGCCAGCTGCTGGGGTTGGATGTAGACCCCACCGCGCTGGCCCTCGCCACCCAGCGGCTGGCGCCCTTCGGTGAAAGGGCGCACATCCGCCAGGGCTCGTATGCAGACCTGGCCCAGCACCTGGCGGCGCTGGGCTGGCCCGTGGTGGATGGCATCCTGCTCGACCTGGGCGCATCGTCGATGCAGTTTGACCAGGCCGAGCGCGGCTTCTCCTTCCAAAAGGAAGGCCCACTGGATATGCGCTTCAACCCGGCCGCCGGCCGCAGCGCCGCCGACCTGGTCAATACTCTGCCCGAAGGCGAGCTGGCCGATCTGCTGTACGAGTACGGCGAAGAGCGCCAGTCACGCCGAGTGGCACGCGCCATCGTGGCCGCCCGCCCGCTGCACACCAGCACCGAGCTGGCCGCGGTGGTGGCAAAGGCGCTAGGCGGCAAGCGCACAGGGTTGCACCCGGCCACGCGCAGCTTCCAGGCCCTGCGCATCGCCGTCAACGCCGAGCTCGACTCGCTGGCAGCGGTGCTGCCGCAGGCGGTAGCGGCGCTCAAGCAGGGAGGGCGGCTGGCGGTGATCTCCTTCCACTCGCTGGAGGACCGCCAGGTCAAGCAGTACTTCCGCCAGGAGAGCCGGGATTGCATTTGCCCGCCCGGCCAGCCGGTGTGCACCTGCGGGCACATCGCCAGCCTGCGCGAGCTGACCCGCAAGCCGGTGCTGCCCGGCGAGGAAGAGATACAGGCCAACCCCCGGGCGCGCAGCGCCCGCTTGAGAGTGGCCGAGAAACTTTAA
- a CDS encoding low molecular weight phosphotyrosine protein phosphatase, with product MTDAPTRILFVCLGNIIRSPLGEKLFEHVANEAGVGNKYEVDSAGTAAYHVGERPDERMRRTAQRRGFVYDGRARQVKAQDLDAFDLIIAMDLENMNNLLSLARTEEQRAKVHLMRSFDPDADGAVAVPDPWYDGPQGFETVYDIVDRSVRGLLRALEAGQLKLK from the coding sequence ATGACTGACGCTCCCACCCGCATCCTCTTCGTCTGCCTCGGCAACATCATCCGTAGCCCGCTGGGCGAGAAGCTCTTCGAGCATGTCGCCAACGAGGCCGGGGTAGGGAACAAGTACGAGGTCGACTCGGCCGGCACGGCCGCTTACCATGTCGGCGAGCGGCCGGACGAGCGCATGCGCCGCACCGCCCAGCGGCGCGGCTTTGTGTACGATGGCCGCGCCCGACAGGTCAAAGCGCAGGACCTGGACGCCTTTGACCTCATCATCGCTATGGATCTTGAGAACATGAACAACCTGCTCAGCCTGGCCCGTACTGAGGAGCAGCGCGCCAAAGTGCACCTGATGCGCAGCTTTGACCCGGATGCGGATGGCGCCGTGGCCGTGCCCGACCCCTGGTACGACGGCCCGCAGGGTTTCGAGACCGTCTACGACATCGTAGACCGCAGCGTGCGTGGCCTGTTGCGCGCCTTGGAAGCAGGCCAGCTGAAGCTCAAATGA